The Mytilus edulis chromosome 12, xbMytEdul2.2, whole genome shotgun sequence genome contains a region encoding:
- the LOC139498822 gene encoding glutamic acid-rich protein-like yields the protein MAVNSILTLNPVQSSERDTIVSVEKTREKNARNEKMINKNYTAIDEIMKRFTKDLKIQELKWEKQMAKIERNEKQKLEKEMKKTEKIMMKNLKVFDIEKKDKQDFDKVGENEEENKNTVGLRIYNFFRNLSCLTGKKTDV from the exons ATGGCAGTAAACAGTATTTTGACACTT AATCCTGTCCAGAGTTCTGAACGGGATACGATAGTCAGTGTGGAGAAAACGAGAGAGAAAAATGCCAGAAACGAAaagatgataaataaaaattacacagCAATAGACGAAATAATGAAAAGATTTACTAAGGATTTAAAAATACAAGAACTAAAGTGGGAAAAACAGATGGCAAAGATTGAGAGGAATGAGAAACAGAAATTAGAAAAAG agatgaagaaaacagaaaagatCATGATGAAAAACTTGAAAGTTTTTGATATTGAAAAGAAGGATAAACAAGACTTTGACAAAGTTGGTGAAAACGAAGAAGAAAATAAGAACACAGTTGGTTTAAGGATTTATAATTTCTTCCGAAATCTCTCTTGTTTAACAGGAAAGAAAACAGACGTTTAG
- the LOC139498823 gene encoding golgin subfamily A member 6-like protein 22 isoform X2, whose amino-acid sequence MEMTPKEEENAPRERKRTHQEKKRTRQEKKKRKRQEKKRTLPENAPREEENAPKEKENAPREEENAPSEEERAPREEETAPREEENAPRKEEITPREEENVPRKEENMPREEENEPREKQNSPREEENAPREKENAPREKENAPGEEKKAPREEENEPREEENEPREEGNAPSEEENAPREEENTPREVENDQQTHSEYCDAILSETIIAIIHDEYKNKALKRKLGGPVVKKTFEQKKAENSLNEAVGYKNPVQSSERDRIVSVEKTREKNARKEKMINKNYKAIDEIMKRYTKDLKIQREKELKWKKQMAKIERKGKQKLEKEMKKTEKIMMKNLKVFDIEKKDKQDCDKDSENEEENKNTVGLRIYNFFRNLSCLTRQKTDV is encoded by the exons ATGGAGATGacaccaaaagaagaagagaacgcCCCAAGAGAAAGAAAGAGAACGCACCAAGAGAAGAAGAGAACGCGCCAAGAGAAAAAGAAGAGAAAGCGCCAAGAGAAGAAGAGAACGCTCCCAGAGAACGCACCAAGAGAAGAAGAGAACGCACCAAAAGAAAAAGAGAACGCGCCAAGAGAAGAAGAGAATGCACCAAGTGAAGAAGAGAGGGCGCCAAGAGAAGAAGAGACCGCACCAAGAGAAGAAGAGAACGCACCAAGAAAAGAAGAGATCACGCCAAGAGAAGAAGAGAACGTGCCAAGGAAAGAAGAGAACATGCCAAGAGAAGAAGAGAATGAACCAAGAGAAAAACAGAACTCACCAAGAGAAGAAGAGAACGCACCAAGAGAAAAAGAGAACGCACCAAGAGAAAAAGAGAACGCGCCAGGAGAAGAAAAGAAGGCGCCAAGAGAAGAAGAGAACGAGCCAAGAGAAGAAGAGAACGAGCCAAGAGAAGAAGGTAACGCGCCAAGTGAAGAAGAGAACGCACCAAGAGAAGAAGAGAACACGCCAAGAGAAGTAGAGAACGACCAGCAGACCCATTCTGAGTATTGTGATGCAATTCTAAGTGAAACAATAATTGCGATCATCCATGacgaatataaaaataaagcttTAAAAAGGAAACTTG gaGGACCAGTAGTTAAAAAGACATTTGAGCAGAAAAAGGCAGAAAATTCACTTAATGAAGCTGTCGGATATAAG aaTCCTGTCCAGAGTTCTGAACGGGATAGGATAGTCAGTGTAGAGAAAACGAGGGAGAAAAATGCTAGAAaagaaaaaatgataaataaaaattacaaagcAATAGACGAAATAATGAAAAGATATACTAAGGATTTAAAAATACAGCGAGAAAAGGAACTAAAGTGGAAAAAACAGATGGCAAAGATTGAGAGGAAAGGGAAACAGAaattagaaaaag agatgaagaaaacagaaaagatCATGATGAAAAACTTGAAAGTTTTTGATATTGAAAAGAAGGATAAACAAGACTGTGACAAAGATAGTGAAAACGAAGAAGAAAATAAGAACACAGTTGGTTTAAGGATTTATAATTTCTTCCGAAATCTCTCTTGTTTAACAAGACAGAAAACAGACGTTTAG
- the LOC139498823 gene encoding golgin subfamily A member 6-like protein 22 isoform X1 — protein sequence MLFFYRLNMEMTPKEEENAPRERKRTHQEKKRTRQEKKKRKRQEKKRTLPENAPREEENAPKEKENAPREEENAPSEEERAPREEETAPREEENAPRKEEITPREEENVPRKEENMPREEENEPREKQNSPREEENAPREKENAPREKENAPGEEKKAPREEENEPREEENEPREEGNAPSEEENAPREEENTPREVENDQQTHSEYCDAILSETIIAIIHDEYKNKALKRKLGGPVVKKTFEQKKAENSLNEAVGYKNPVQSSERDRIVSVEKTREKNARKEKMINKNYKAIDEIMKRYTKDLKIQREKELKWKKQMAKIERKGKQKLEKEMKKTEKIMMKNLKVFDIEKKDKQDCDKDSENEEENKNTVGLRIYNFFRNLSCLTRQKTDV from the exons atgttgtttttttatagacTAAATATGGAGATGacaccaaaagaagaagagaacgcCCCAAGAGAAAGAAAGAGAACGCACCAAGAGAAGAAGAGAACGCGCCAAGAGAAAAAGAAGAGAAAGCGCCAAGAGAAGAAGAGAACGCTCCCAGAGAACGCACCAAGAGAAGAAGAGAACGCACCAAAAGAAAAAGAGAACGCGCCAAGAGAAGAAGAGAATGCACCAAGTGAAGAAGAGAGGGCGCCAAGAGAAGAAGAGACCGCACCAAGAGAAGAAGAGAACGCACCAAGAAAAGAAGAGATCACGCCAAGAGAAGAAGAGAACGTGCCAAGGAAAGAAGAGAACATGCCAAGAGAAGAAGAGAATGAACCAAGAGAAAAACAGAACTCACCAAGAGAAGAAGAGAACGCACCAAGAGAAAAAGAGAACGCACCAAGAGAAAAAGAGAACGCGCCAGGAGAAGAAAAGAAGGCGCCAAGAGAAGAAGAGAACGAGCCAAGAGAAGAAGAGAACGAGCCAAGAGAAGAAGGTAACGCGCCAAGTGAAGAAGAGAACGCACCAAGAGAAGAAGAGAACACGCCAAGAGAAGTAGAGAACGACCAGCAGACCCATTCTGAGTATTGTGATGCAATTCTAAGTGAAACAATAATTGCGATCATCCATGacgaatataaaaataaagcttTAAAAAGGAAACTTG gaGGACCAGTAGTTAAAAAGACATTTGAGCAGAAAAAGGCAGAAAATTCACTTAATGAAGCTGTCGGATATAAG aaTCCTGTCCAGAGTTCTGAACGGGATAGGATAGTCAGTGTAGAGAAAACGAGGGAGAAAAATGCTAGAAaagaaaaaatgataaataaaaattacaaagcAATAGACGAAATAATGAAAAGATATACTAAGGATTTAAAAATACAGCGAGAAAAGGAACTAAAGTGGAAAAAACAGATGGCAAAGATTGAGAGGAAAGGGAAACAGAaattagaaaaag agatgaagaaaacagaaaagatCATGATGAAAAACTTGAAAGTTTTTGATATTGAAAAGAAGGATAAACAAGACTGTGACAAAGATAGTGAAAACGAAGAAGAAAATAAGAACACAGTTGGTTTAAGGATTTATAATTTCTTCCGAAATCTCTCTTGTTTAACAAGACAGAAAACAGACGTTTAG